Proteins found in one Aquibium microcysteis genomic segment:
- the cysN gene encoding sulfate adenylyltransferase subunit CysN: MHDTVANTATPRDLRGYLAEQERKSLLRFLTCGSVDDGKSTLIGRLLYDTKLIFEDQLAALEKDSKKHGTTGDDIDFALLVDGLEAEREQGITIDVAYRFFATPKRKFIVADTPGHEQYTRNMATGASTADLAVVLVDARAGIIRQTRRHSFIASLLGIRHVVVAINKIDLVGYDKAVFDRIAAEYRAFARDLGFETITPIPMSARYGDNVTTASANTGWYDGPTLLEHLEAVPVDRIDAGKPFRLPVQYVNRPNLDFRGFSGTIASGTVSAGDAVVVAKSGKASTVARIVTADGDLETAEAGQAVTLVLADEVEVSRGNMLVSPSARPEVADQFNADIVWFDEQPMLPGRTYLLRTETDQAPASVTELKYRIDVNSFAHEAAKSLDLNEIGSCNLSVQQPIAFDAYADNRATGAFILIDRMTNRTVGAGLIRHPLRRASNIHWQSLDVDKAARAQMKHQKPVVLWFTGLSGSGKSTIANLLEKRLHTDGRHTYILDGDNVRHGLNRDLGFTEEDRVENIRRVAETAKLMVDAGLIVIVSFISPFQAERRMARELVAEGEFVEVFVDTPFEECARRDPKGLYAKALRGEIKNFTGVDSPYQPPENPEIRLDTVGRSPEDLVEEVAGWLRTRGIA, encoded by the coding sequence ATGCACGACACCGTCGCGAACACTGCTACGCCCCGCGACCTGCGCGGCTATCTGGCCGAGCAGGAGCGGAAGTCGCTGCTGCGCTTCCTCACCTGCGGCTCGGTCGACGACGGCAAGTCGACGCTGATCGGCCGGCTGCTCTACGACACCAAGCTGATCTTCGAGGACCAGCTGGCGGCGCTGGAGAAGGACTCGAAGAAGCACGGCACCACCGGCGACGACATCGATTTCGCGCTGCTGGTCGACGGGCTGGAGGCCGAGCGCGAGCAGGGCATCACCATCGACGTCGCCTACCGCTTCTTCGCCACGCCGAAGCGCAAGTTCATCGTCGCCGACACGCCCGGCCACGAGCAGTACACCCGCAACATGGCGACCGGCGCCTCGACGGCCGATCTCGCCGTGGTGCTCGTCGACGCGCGCGCCGGCATCATCCGCCAGACGCGGCGGCATTCCTTCATCGCCTCGCTGCTCGGCATCCGCCACGTGGTGGTGGCCATCAACAAGATCGATCTCGTCGGCTATGACAAGGCCGTCTTCGACAGGATCGCGGCGGAGTACCGCGCCTTCGCCCGCGACCTCGGCTTCGAGACGATCACGCCGATCCCGATGTCGGCGCGCTACGGCGACAACGTCACCACGGCGTCGGCCAACACCGGCTGGTACGACGGCCCGACGCTGCTCGAGCATCTGGAGGCCGTGCCGGTCGACCGCATCGACGCCGGCAAGCCGTTCCGCCTGCCGGTCCAGTACGTGAACCGGCCGAACCTCGATTTCCGCGGCTTCTCCGGCACCATCGCCTCGGGCACCGTCTCTGCCGGCGACGCGGTTGTGGTGGCCAAGTCGGGCAAGGCCTCGACGGTGGCGCGCATCGTCACCGCCGACGGCGATCTCGAGACGGCCGAGGCCGGCCAGGCGGTGACGCTGGTGCTCGCCGACGAGGTCGAGGTGTCGCGCGGCAACATGCTGGTGTCGCCGTCGGCGCGGCCGGAGGTGGCCGACCAGTTCAACGCCGACATCGTCTGGTTCGACGAGCAGCCGATGCTGCCCGGCCGCACCTATCTGCTGCGCACCGAGACCGACCAGGCGCCGGCCTCGGTCACCGAACTCAAGTACCGCATCGACGTCAACAGCTTCGCGCACGAGGCGGCGAAGTCGCTCGACCTGAACGAGATCGGCTCCTGCAACCTCTCGGTGCAGCAGCCGATCGCCTTCGACGCCTATGCCGACAACCGCGCCACCGGCGCCTTCATCCTCATCGACCGGATGACCAACCGCACCGTCGGTGCCGGCCTCATCCGCCACCCGCTGCGGCGCGCCTCCAACATCCACTGGCAGTCGCTCGACGTCGACAAGGCGGCGCGGGCGCAGATGAAGCACCAGAAGCCGGTGGTGCTGTGGTTCACCGGCCTGTCGGGTTCGGGCAAGTCGACCATCGCCAACCTGCTGGAGAAGCGGCTCCACACCGACGGCCGCCACACCTACATCCTCGACGGCGACAACGTCCGCCACGGGCTGAACCGCGATCTCGGCTTCACCGAGGAGGACCGCGTCGAGAACATCCGCCGGGTGGCCGAGACGGCGAAGCTGATGGTCGATGCCGGGCTGATCGTCATCGTCTCCTTCATCTCGCCCTTCCAGGCCGAGCGCCGCATGGCGCGCGAACTGGTGGCCGAGGGCGAGTTCGTCGAGGTCTTCGTCGACACGCCCTTCGAGGAATGCGCGCGGCGCGACCCGAAGGGGCTCTACGCCAAGGCGCTGCGCGGCGAGATCAAGAACTTCACCGGCGTCGATTCGCCCTACCAGCCGCCGGAGAACCCGGAGATCCGGCTCGACACGGTCGGCCGTTCGCCGGAAGACCTGGTCGAGGAGGTCGCGGGCTGGCTGCGCACGCGGGGGATCGCATGA
- the cysD gene encoding sulfate adenylyltransferase subunit CysD — MSAPMSHLKRLEAESIHIIREVAATMAKPVMLYSIGKDSAVMLHLAMKAFHPGTPPFPLLHVDTTWKFREMIAFRDRTARELGLDLLVHINEDGVRDGVGPFSHGSNVHTHVMKTVGLRQALDRYGFDAAFGGARRDEEKSRAKERIFSFRDGQHGWDPKNQRPEMWKIYNTRVAPGESIRVFPLSNWTELDIWQYILLEAIPIVPLYFARTRPVVERDGMLIMVDDDRMKLRPGETVQQRKVRFRTLGCYPLTGAIESDAETLEDIVEEMLIARTSERQGRLIDRDEAGSMEKKKREGYF, encoded by the coding sequence ATGTCCGCACCGATGTCCCATCTCAAACGGCTCGAGGCCGAGTCGATCCACATCATCCGCGAGGTCGCCGCGACCATGGCCAAGCCGGTGATGCTCTATTCGATCGGCAAGGATTCGGCCGTGATGCTGCATCTCGCCATGAAGGCCTTCCACCCCGGAACGCCGCCCTTCCCGCTCCTGCACGTCGACACCACCTGGAAGTTCCGCGAGATGATCGCGTTCCGCGACCGGACCGCGCGCGAACTCGGACTCGATCTCCTCGTCCACATCAACGAGGACGGGGTGCGCGACGGCGTCGGCCCGTTCAGCCACGGCTCGAACGTCCACACCCACGTCATGAAGACGGTCGGCCTGCGCCAGGCGCTCGACCGGTACGGCTTCGACGCGGCCTTCGGCGGCGCGCGCCGCGACGAGGAGAAGAGCCGCGCCAAGGAGCGCATCTTCTCCTTCCGCGACGGCCAGCACGGCTGGGACCCGAAGAACCAGCGGCCGGAAATGTGGAAGATCTACAACACGCGCGTCGCGCCCGGCGAATCGATCCGCGTCTTCCCGCTGTCGAACTGGACCGAGCTCGACATCTGGCAGTACATCCTGCTGGAGGCCATCCCGATCGTCCCGCTCTATTTCGCCAGGACGCGGCCCGTCGTCGAGCGCGACGGCATGCTGATCATGGTCGACGACGACCGCATGAAGCTGCGCCCCGGTGAGACCGTCCAGCAGCGCAAGGTCCGCTTCCGCACGCTCGGCTGCTACCCGCTGACGGGCGCGATCGAGTCCGATGCCGAGACGCTGGAGGACATCGTCGAGGAGATGCTGATCGCCCGCACGTCCGAGCGGCAGGGCCGGCTGATCGACCGCGACGAGGCCGGCTCGATGGAGAAGAAGAAGCGCGAGGGCTATTTCTGA
- a CDS encoding NAD-dependent epimerase, protein MRILVTGAAGFIGYHVAKALLEAGHAVTGFDDVNPYYDPKLKRDRLALLAPYPGFRMVEGGLEDRAAMETLFSEGRFERVVHLAAQAGVRHSIANPHAYAGSNLVGFLHVLEGCRHTGVGHLVYASSSSVYGANRKLPFSEHDNVDHPVSLYAATKKANELMAHSYAHLYRLPVTGLRFFTVYGPWGRPDMAPIKFARAILAGEPIDVYNGGNLSRDFTYVDDVVDGVVRALGHVPAAPDGPVAPDPATSPTAPYRVFNIGNSAPVPLMDFIAAIEAATGRTAKLNMLPMQPGDVANTFADVGDLAAATGFAPKVSVDEGIRRFVAWYRGYYGA, encoded by the coding sequence GTGCGGATACTGGTCACCGGCGCGGCCGGCTTCATCGGCTACCACGTGGCGAAGGCCCTGCTCGAGGCCGGCCACGCGGTCACCGGCTTCGACGACGTCAATCCCTATTACGATCCGAAGCTGAAGCGCGACCGGCTGGCGCTGCTCGCCCCCTATCCCGGCTTCCGCATGGTCGAGGGCGGGCTCGAGGATCGCGCCGCGATGGAGACGCTGTTTTCCGAAGGCCGTTTCGAGCGGGTCGTCCATCTCGCCGCCCAGGCCGGCGTGCGCCATTCCATCGCAAACCCGCACGCCTATGCCGGTTCCAACCTCGTCGGCTTCCTGCACGTCCTGGAAGGCTGCCGCCACACGGGGGTCGGGCATCTGGTCTATGCGTCGAGCAGTTCGGTCTATGGTGCCAACCGCAAGCTCCCCTTCTCCGAGCACGACAACGTCGACCATCCCGTCAGCCTCTATGCCGCCACCAAGAAGGCCAACGAGCTGATGGCGCACAGCTATGCGCATCTCTACCGCCTGCCGGTGACCGGGCTGCGCTTCTTCACCGTCTACGGCCCCTGGGGCAGGCCCGACATGGCGCCGATCAAGTTCGCGCGCGCCATCCTCGCCGGCGAGCCCATCGACGTCTACAACGGCGGCAATCTCTCGCGCGACTTCACCTATGTCGACGACGTCGTCGACGGCGTGGTGCGGGCGCTCGGTCACGTTCCCGCAGCGCCCGACGGGCCCGTCGCGCCCGATCCGGCGACCTCGCCGACCGCGCCCTACCGCGTCTTCAACATCGGCAACAGCGCGCCGGTGCCGCTGATGGATTTCATCGCCGCCATCGAGGCCGCGACCGGCCGGACGGCGAAGCTCAACATGCTGCCCATGCAGCCCGGCGACGTCGCCAACACCTTCGCCGACGTCGGCGATCTGGCGGCCGCCACCGGCTTCGCGCCGAAGGTTTCGGTCGACGAGGGCATCCGCCGCTTCGTGGCCTGGTACCGGGGCTACTACGGCGCCTGA
- a CDS encoding carbohydrate kinase family protein — protein sequence MILCCGEALIDMLPRLTAEGEPAFAPHAGGAVFNTAVALGRLGAPAGFFSGLSTDFLGHQLDRALADAGVDTRHCVRSDRPTTLAFVRLEGGHASYTFYDEGTAGRMISADDLPALGDDVTALLFGAISLIPEPCGSAYEALMARECGRRVVMFDPNIRPGFIADRDRHLARMRRMLALSDIVKLSEEDLAWFGEPGDIGAVARGWLALGPKLVVVTRGGDGLVAFNRDHMVSVPARRVPVVDTVGAGDTVNAGILASLHAAGRLTREGIAQLGEAELIATLEFAALAASVTVGRAGANPPWRHELS from the coding sequence ATGATCCTGTGCTGCGGAGAAGCGCTGATCGACATGCTGCCGCGGCTCACCGCCGAGGGCGAGCCCGCCTTCGCGCCGCATGCCGGCGGGGCGGTGTTCAACACCGCCGTCGCGCTCGGCAGACTGGGGGCGCCGGCCGGCTTCTTCTCCGGCCTCTCGACCGATTTCCTCGGCCACCAGCTCGACCGGGCGCTGGCCGACGCCGGTGTCGACACGCGCCACTGCGTGCGCTCCGACCGGCCGACCACGCTCGCCTTCGTGCGGCTCGAGGGCGGCCACGCCTCCTACACCTTCTACGACGAGGGCACCGCCGGGCGGATGATCTCGGCCGACGATCTCCCCGCCCTCGGCGACGACGTCACCGCCCTGCTCTTCGGCGCGATCAGCCTGATCCCCGAGCCCTGCGGCAGCGCCTACGAGGCGCTGATGGCGCGCGAATGCGGCCGCCGCGTCGTCATGTTCGACCCCAACATCCGCCCGGGCTTCATTGCCGACCGCGACCGCCATCTCGCCCGGATGCGCCGGATGCTCGCCCTGTCCGACATCGTCAAGCTGTCGGAGGAGGATCTCGCCTGGTTCGGCGAACCCGGCGACATCGGCGCGGTCGCACGCGGCTGGCTGGCGCTCGGGCCGAAGCTCGTCGTCGTCACGCGCGGCGGCGACGGCCTTGTCGCCTTCAACCGCGACCACATGGTCTCGGTGCCGGCCCGGCGCGTGCCGGTCGTCGACACGGTGGGTGCCGGCGACACCGTCAATGCCGGGATTCTCGCTTCGCTGCACGCGGCCGGGCGGCTGACCCGGGAGGGCATCGCGCAGCTCGGCGAGGCGGAGCTGATCGCCACCCTCGAATTCGCCGCGCTCGCCGCTTCCGTCACCGTCGGCCGCGCCGGGGCCAATCCGCCCTGGCGCCACGAACTGTCCTGA
- a CDS encoding ROK family transcriptional regulator — translation MRDANERLVLSLVRRHGSLAKTDIARMTSLSAQTVSVIMRELEAERLLLRGAPVRGKVGQPSVPLSLDPDGALFLGLKIGRRSANLVLIDFLGRVRATESRSYPYPTPSETIEFVRTGIARFRAGLSPEQDKRIAGLGIAMPFELWNWADTVGAPRAVMDQWRGADIRADIALHCPFPVYLQNDATAACGAELVFGDTSDLRDFLYFYVGSFIGGGIVLNGALYTGRTGNAGALGSMPVPGPDGRPIQLIDIASIAVLEREIARTGRDATFLWTSPEDWGDIEPALGAWIESAARGIAYAVVAASSVVDFEAVFIEGWMPRVVRDRMIAAVDEALKGFDSEGIRIPALRAGSVGIHARAIGGASLPLFDRFLTQTALTKDHP, via the coding sequence ATGCGCGACGCCAACGAGCGTCTCGTGCTGTCCCTGGTGCGTCGCCACGGCAGCCTTGCCAAGACCGACATCGCCCGCATGACCAGCCTCTCGGCGCAGACCGTCTCCGTCATCATGCGGGAGCTGGAGGCCGAGCGGCTGCTGCTGCGCGGCGCGCCGGTGCGCGGCAAGGTCGGCCAGCCCTCGGTGCCGCTGTCGCTCGATCCGGACGGGGCGCTGTTCCTCGGGCTGAAGATCGGCCGGCGCAGCGCCAATCTCGTGCTGATCGATTTCCTGGGCAGAGTGCGCGCCACCGAGAGCCGCTCCTATCCCTACCCCACGCCCTCGGAGACCATCGAATTCGTGCGCACCGGCATCGCCCGCTTCCGCGCCGGGCTGAGCCCCGAGCAGGACAAGCGCATCGCCGGGCTCGGCATCGCCATGCCCTTCGAGCTGTGGAACTGGGCCGACACGGTGGGGGCGCCGCGCGCCGTCATGGACCAGTGGCGCGGCGCCGACATCCGCGCCGACATCGCCCTGCACTGCCCCTTCCCCGTCTACCTGCAGAACGACGCGACGGCGGCCTGCGGGGCGGAGCTCGTCTTCGGCGACACCAGCGACCTGCGCGATTTCCTCTATTTCTACGTCGGCTCCTTCATCGGCGGCGGCATCGTGCTCAACGGCGCGCTCTACACCGGGCGAACCGGCAATGCCGGCGCGCTCGGCTCGATGCCGGTGCCGGGGCCGGACGGCCGGCCGATCCAGCTCATCGACATCGCCTCCATCGCCGTGCTCGAACGCGAGATCGCGCGGACGGGGCGCGACGCCACCTTCCTGTGGACCTCGCCGGAGGACTGGGGCGACATCGAGCCGGCGCTCGGCGCCTGGATCGAAAGTGCCGCGCGCGGCATCGCCTATGCCGTCGTCGCCGCCTCCTCCGTCGTCGATTTCGAGGCCGTCTTCATCGAGGGCTGGATGCCGCGCGTCGTGCGCGACCGGATGATCGCGGCGGTCGACGAGGCGCTGAAAGGGTTCGATTCCGAAGGCATCCGGATTCCGGCGCTGCGCGCGGGCAGCGTCGGCATCCATGCGCGGGCGATCGGCGGGGCGAGCCTGCCGCTGTTCGACCGCTTTTTAACCCAGACCGCGCTGACCAAGGACCACCCATGA
- a CDS encoding sugar ABC transporter substrate-binding protein: protein MTRKFALEQAVFAGAAACMIAFAAPASAAGVSACLITKTDTNPFFVKMKEGAEAKAKELGIDLKSYAGKVDGDNETQVAAIETCIADGAKGILLTASSTSAIVPSVKKARDAGLLVIALDTPLEPIESADMTFATDNFLAGELIGKWAAASLGDKAADAKIAMLDLDVSQPSVDVLRDQGFLQGFGIELGDPNKWGDEKDPRIVGNDVTQGNEEGGRKAMENLLARDPEINVVYTINEPAAAGAYEALKAIGREKDVLIVSVDGGCPGVANVADGVIGATSQQYPLLMASKGIEAIAAWAKDGTKPAASEGKSFFDTGVALVTDKPVDGVSSISVEEGKKLCWG, encoded by the coding sequence GTGACCAGGAAATTCGCACTCGAGCAGGCCGTCTTCGCCGGCGCCGCCGCCTGCATGATCGCTTTCGCCGCCCCGGCCTCGGCTGCCGGCGTGTCGGCCTGCCTGATCACCAAGACGGACACCAATCCGTTCTTCGTGAAGATGAAGGAAGGCGCCGAGGCCAAGGCCAAGGAACTCGGCATCGACCTCAAGTCCTATGCCGGCAAGGTCGACGGCGACAACGAGACCCAGGTCGCCGCGATCGAGACCTGCATCGCCGACGGCGCCAAGGGCATCCTGCTCACCGCCTCGTCCACCTCGGCGATCGTGCCCTCGGTGAAGAAGGCGCGGGACGCCGGCCTGCTGGTGATCGCGCTCGACACGCCGCTGGAGCCGATCGAGTCCGCCGACATGACGTTCGCCACCGACAATTTCCTCGCCGGCGAACTGATCGGCAAATGGGCCGCCGCGTCGCTCGGCGACAAGGCCGCCGACGCGAAGATCGCCATGCTCGACCTCGACGTGTCGCAGCCCTCGGTCGACGTGCTGCGCGACCAGGGCTTCCTGCAGGGCTTCGGAATCGAGCTCGGCGATCCCAACAAGTGGGGCGACGAGAAGGACCCGCGCATCGTCGGCAACGACGTGACGCAGGGCAACGAGGAAGGCGGCCGCAAGGCCATGGAAAACCTGCTCGCCCGCGATCCCGAGATCAACGTGGTCTACACGATCAACGAGCCGGCCGCCGCCGGCGCCTACGAGGCGCTGAAGGCGATCGGCCGCGAGAAGGACGTGCTGATCGTGTCGGTCGACGGCGGGTGCCCGGGCGTGGCCAACGTCGCCGACGGCGTGATCGGCGCGACCTCGCAGCAGTACCCGCTGCTGATGGCCTCCAAGGGCATCGAGGCGATCGCCGCCTGGGCCAAGGACGGCACCAAGCCGGCGGCGAGCGAGGGCAAGTCCTTCTTCGACACGGGCGTGGCGCTCGTCACCGACAAGCCCGTCGATGGGGTCAGCTCGATCTCCGTCGAAGAGGGCAAGAAGCTCTGCTGGGGCTGA
- a CDS encoding ABC transporter permease, whose protein sequence is MSNADNFEDVVKARRDDKVAEFDLIEKNLFHRLHGLLHRTPALVPLIVLVVACVVFGLINANFWRISTLSLIFQQIGIVGILGIAQSLVVLTAGIDLSVGAIAVLTSVIMGQFTFRYGLPAELSIAIGLAAGTLMGAINGVLVARMRIPPFIVTLGTWQVFLATNYIYSANETIRSQDIEANAPSLQFWGSAFDFAGARVTLAVVLLIVLVAIMAYVLRHTAWGRHVYAVGDDPEAAELAGVPRKRVLIQAYALAGLFCGIAGWVMIGRFGSVSPSASTGILGNIQAITAVVIGGISLFGGRGTIVGMFLGALIVGVFEMGLRMAGADAQWTYLLIGVLIIAAVAVDQWIRKVSA, encoded by the coding sequence GTGAGCAACGCCGACAATTTCGAGGACGTCGTCAAGGCGCGCCGCGACGACAAGGTCGCCGAGTTCGACCTGATCGAGAAGAATCTCTTCCACCGGCTGCACGGCCTGCTGCACCGGACGCCGGCGCTGGTGCCGCTGATCGTGCTGGTGGTCGCCTGCGTGGTGTTCGGCCTGATCAACGCCAATTTCTGGCGCATCAGCACGCTGAGCCTGATCTTCCAGCAGATCGGCATCGTCGGCATCCTGGGCATCGCCCAGTCGCTGGTGGTGCTGACGGCCGGCATCGACCTGTCGGTCGGCGCGATCGCCGTGCTGACCTCCGTCATCATGGGCCAGTTCACCTTCCGCTACGGCCTGCCGGCGGAACTCTCGATCGCCATCGGGCTCGCCGCCGGCACGCTGATGGGCGCCATCAACGGCGTGCTCGTGGCGCGCATGCGCATCCCGCCCTTCATCGTCACGCTGGGCACCTGGCAGGTGTTTCTGGCCACCAACTACATCTATTCGGCGAACGAGACGATCCGCAGCCAGGACATCGAGGCCAATGCGCCGTCGCTGCAGTTCTGGGGCAGCGCCTTCGACTTCGCCGGCGCCCGGGTGACGCTGGCGGTGGTGCTCCTGATCGTGCTGGTCGCCATCATGGCCTACGTGCTGCGCCACACCGCCTGGGGCCGGCACGTTTATGCCGTCGGCGACGACCCGGAAGCGGCCGAACTCGCCGGCGTGCCGCGCAAGCGCGTGCTGATCCAGGCCTATGCGCTGGCCGGCCTGTTCTGCGGCATCGCCGGCTGGGTGATGATCGGCCGCTTCGGCTCGGTCTCGCCCTCGGCCTCCACCGGCATCCTCGGCAACATCCAGGCGATCACGGCGGTGGTGATCGGCGGCATCTCGCTGTTCGGCGGCCGCGGCACGATCGTCGGCATGTTCCTCGGGGCGCTGATCGTCGGCGTCTTCGAGATGGGCCTGCGCATGGCCGGCGCCGACGCGCAGTGGACCTACCTGCTCATCGGCGTCCTCATCATCGCCGCGGTGGCGGTGGACCAGTGGATCAGAAAGGTATCCGCCTGA
- a CDS encoding ATP-binding cassette domain-containing protein: MEHVLKARGLVKRYGRVTALDRCDFDLMPGEILAVIGDNGAGKSTLIKALSGAVIPDAGTIWLDGAPIGFTSPNDARAKGIETVYQTLAMSPALSIADNMFMGRELRRPGFMGTWLRKLDHRAMEDFARKKLSDLGLTTIQNINQPVETLSGGQRQGVAVARAAAFGSRVIILDEPTAALGVKESRRVLELILDVRSRGIPIILISHNMPHVFEVADRIHIHRLGRRLCVIDPKDYTMSDAVAFMTGAKEPPVEAVAA, translated from the coding sequence ATGGAACACGTCCTCAAGGCCCGCGGCCTCGTCAAGCGCTACGGCCGGGTGACCGCGCTCGACCGCTGCGACTTCGACCTGATGCCGGGCGAGATCCTGGCGGTGATCGGCGACAACGGCGCCGGCAAGTCGACCCTGATCAAGGCGCTGTCGGGCGCAGTGATCCCCGATGCCGGCACGATCTGGCTCGACGGCGCGCCGATCGGCTTCACCTCGCCCAACGACGCGCGCGCCAAGGGCATCGAGACGGTCTACCAGACGCTCGCCATGTCGCCGGCGCTGTCGATCGCCGACAACATGTTCATGGGCCGCGAACTGCGCCGGCCGGGCTTCATGGGCACCTGGCTGCGCAAGCTCGACCACCGGGCCATGGAAGACTTCGCGCGCAAGAAGCTCTCCGATCTCGGCCTGACGACCATCCAGAACATCAACCAGCCGGTCGAGACCCTGTCGGGCGGCCAGCGCCAGGGCGTGGCGGTGGCGCGCGCGGCGGCCTTCGGCTCCAGGGTGATCATCCTCGACGAGCCGACGGCGGCGCTGGGCGTCAAGGAATCGCGCCGCGTGCTGGAACTCATCCTCGACGTCCGCTCCCGCGGCATCCCGATCATCCTGATCTCGCACAACATGCCGCACGTCTTCGAAGTCGCCGACCGCATCCACATCCACCGGCTCGGCCGCCGGCTCTGCGTGATCGACCCGAAGGACTACACGATGTCGGATGCGGTGGCCTTCATGACCGGGGCGAAGGAACCGCCGGTGGAGGCGGTGGCGGCGTAG
- a CDS encoding ImmA/IrrE family metallo-endopeptidase, with protein sequence MSEFAVFGNPERFEIAVRWTSDAEPRAGRPAAYGWSMGDLRITVANHVLTASRRGKNSQTHVGWYLAPVLDWLASNWAALLHEEDFAWPERSGVPAVIACHRALDRTIGVKDVEGREQYKATQAWYHRHALRSAAEGGLVPDLFIRRLLDDIELSWSAEAPLFAPDGFTFISQPGVARLSVDEVAGPLWEVLGWAASQPPALDDGDRASWHALADKIDHIPSLGSESLDRAYVEGRILELVRASLERIGRAELIEESVTPHKPYVSEMSPAVAMFGGVSPRLGVGDVDRLCGLLAARAGGGDGVALRDLVSAKGNAPLGVPHEDGYSLADDFLETLGLPGDHAFIDVRRIASDLGIEVLEEALETDTIRGVALAGQGFSPTVLLNTTSPFNLNEFGRRYTLAHELCHVLHDRSRARRVAHVSGPWVAPGIERRANAFAAYLLMPRVLVTQGWRSSFVTSRGAFEAFANRLQVNETALIEHLYNLRLIDDLARERLRAAFRRQ encoded by the coding sequence CGCGGTTCGATGGACCAGCGACGCGGAGCCGCGTGCCGGACGTCCGGCGGCCTATGGATGGTCGATGGGGGATCTGCGGATCACCGTCGCGAACCACGTTCTGACCGCAAGCCGTCGCGGAAAGAACAGCCAGACACACGTGGGCTGGTACCTCGCCCCCGTGCTCGACTGGCTTGCATCCAACTGGGCTGCGCTGCTGCACGAAGAGGACTTCGCGTGGCCGGAGCGCAGCGGCGTGCCAGCGGTGATCGCATGTCACCGTGCGCTGGATCGGACGATCGGCGTGAAGGACGTCGAAGGCCGCGAACAGTACAAGGCGACGCAGGCATGGTACCATCGCCATGCATTGCGGAGTGCTGCGGAAGGCGGTCTGGTTCCAGACCTGTTCATACGCCGCCTGCTGGACGACATCGAGCTGTCCTGGTCCGCCGAGGCACCCTTGTTCGCGCCTGACGGATTTACGTTCATCTCCCAACCGGGCGTGGCGCGGCTATCGGTCGACGAGGTCGCCGGACCGCTGTGGGAAGTGCTCGGCTGGGCCGCCAGCCAACCTCCCGCTCTGGACGACGGCGATCGTGCCTCATGGCACGCTCTCGCAGACAAGATCGACCACATTCCATCCTTGGGCTCGGAATCCCTCGATCGCGCCTATGTCGAGGGGCGCATCCTCGAACTGGTGCGCGCGTCGCTGGAGCGGATCGGCAGGGCCGAGCTGATCGAGGAGAGCGTAACGCCCCACAAACCCTATGTGAGCGAGATGTCGCCGGCGGTTGCCATGTTCGGAGGCGTGAGCCCCCGACTGGGCGTCGGCGACGTCGATCGTCTCTGCGGCCTTCTGGCGGCGCGGGCGGGCGGCGGCGACGGCGTTGCTCTGCGCGACCTCGTTTCGGCGAAGGGCAACGCGCCGCTGGGGGTGCCCCATGAGGATGGCTACTCTCTCGCGGACGATTTTCTGGAAACGCTCGGGCTCCCGGGAGACCACGCGTTCATCGACGTCCGGCGGATCGCGTCCGACCTCGGCATCGAGGTGCTGGAGGAAGCGCTCGAAACGGACACCATCCGCGGCGTGGCACTGGCTGGCCAGGGCTTCTCGCCGACCGTCCTTCTGAACACGACGAGCCCTTTCAACCTCAACGAATTCGGCAGGCGGTATACGCTCGCGCATGAACTCTGCCACGTTCTCCATGACCGCTCGCGGGCGCGGCGCGTGGCGCATGTCAGCGGACCGTGGGTCGCGCCGGGCATCGAGCGTCGGGCGAATGCCTTCGCAGCTTACCTGCTCATGCCGCGGGTGCTCGTGACGCAGGGCTGGCGGTCGAGCTTCGTGACGAGTCGCGGCGCGTTCGAGGCCTTCGCCAACCGCCTGCAGGTCAACGAGACGGCGCTGATCGAGCATCTGTACAATCTCAGGCTGATCGACGACCTCGCCCGCGAAAGGCTTCGGGCCGCCTTCCGGCGGCAGTGA